A portion of the Cydia fagiglandana chromosome 7, ilCydFagi1.1, whole genome shotgun sequence genome contains these proteins:
- the LOC134665694 gene encoding transcription factor cwo isoform X4 yields METRHYWEENGHAVKYESYNTTEEFRNGEQLGFAAPSEDEDYQAGFLKKGKQDPMSHRIIEKRRRDRMNNCLADLSRLIPPEYLKKGRGRVEKTEIIEMAIRHLKFLQERANAAERVAGEEFRAGFHEAVNEAARFLAEVQGYGQADGLCVQLVSHLQRHVEMITKGEVPREKRHPTSSSETASSSSSSHSHVPRDGVIARRLEPPQPEPYEQPEQYPMECDRVTNVVAAPDEAPPEGEPMALDGHRKREPTLRAIRKPEHGEDFLHSYKFKNSIERRFSRSQDCEATDMTVRGAPHKNYGHKRRRATKPAPSTTSTSNSGSTEDARDTSPQDTSSESPHQHYEKPLAPPAQYVPVFALNSLGKYYVPLSVDYSCLARHLGPYDVLDARAAHLAAPLHPVTIHVNFQPCLNYHVKREPRDQDWRPV; encoded by the exons CTACAACACCACCGAGGAGTTTCGGAATGGCGAGCAGCTGGGCTTCGCGGCGCCCTCTGAGGACGAGGACTACCAGGCCGGCTTTCTGAAGAAGGGGAAG CAAGACCCGATGTCCCACCGAATCATCGAGAAGCGGCGGCGAGACCGCATGAACAACTGCCTCGCAGACCTGTCCCGCCTCATCCCGCCCGAATACCTCAAGAAGGGCCGCGGCCGCGTCGAGAAGACCGAGATCATCGAGATGGCCATACGACACCTCAAGTTCTTACAGGAGCGAGCCAATG CGGCCGAGCGTGTGGCGGGCGAGGAGTTCCGAGCTGGCTTCCACGAGGCGGTCAACGAGGCGGCCAGGTTCCTCGCGGAGGTGCAGGGCTACGGCCAAGCGGACGGGCTGTGTGTGCAGCTCGTCTCGCATCTGCAGAGACACGTCGAGATGATCACTAAAG GCGAAGTCCCCCGCGAGAAGCGTCATCCCACCTCCTCCTCAGAGACCGCCAGCTCGTCCAGCTCCTCGCACAGCCACGTGCCGCGCGACGGCGTCATCGCACGCCGCCTGGAGCCCCCACAGCCCGAGCCCTATGAACAGCCGGAGCAGTACCCGATGGAGTGCGATAGAG TGACCAACGTGGTCGCAGCACCCGACGAGGCGCCTCCAGAGGGCGAGCCCATGGCGCTCGACGGCCACCGCAAGAGGGAGCCAACGCTGCGGGCCATTAGGAAGCCCGAACACGGCGAGGACTTCTTACACTCTTACAAGTTCAAGAATTCTATTGAAAGAAGGTTTTCAAGGTCTCAGGATTGTGAG GCGACGGACATGACGGTGCGCGGCGCGCCGCACAAGAACTACGGGCACAAGCGGCGGCGCGCCACCAAGCCGGCGCCCTCCACCACCTCCACCTCCAACTCGGGCTCCACGGAGGACGCGAGGGACACCTCGCCACAG GACACGTCGAGCGAGTCCCCGCACCAACACTACGAGAAACCGCTGGCGCCGCCCGCGCAGTACGTGCCCGTGTTCGCACTCAACTCTCTAG GCAAGTACTACGTGCCGCTGAGCGTGGACTACTCGTGCCTGGCGCGGCACCTCGGGCCGTACGACGTGCTGGACGCGCGCGCCGCGCACCTGGCCGCGCCGCTGCACCCCGTCACCATCCACGTCAACTTCCAGCCCTGCCTCAACTACCACGTCAAGCGCGAGCCGCGCGACCAGGACTGGCGGCCGGTGTGA
- the LOC134665694 gene encoding transcription factor cwo isoform X2, whose product METRHYWEENGHAVKYESYNTTEEFRNGEQLGFAAPSEDEDYQAGFLKKGKQDPMSHRIIEKRRRDRMNNCLADLSRLIPPEYLKKGRGRVEKTEIIEMAIRHLKFLQERANAAERVAGEEFRAGFHEAVNEAARFLAEVQGYGQADGLCVQLVSHLQRHVEMITKGEVPREKRHPTSSSETASSSSSSHSHVPRDGVIARRLEPPQPEPYEQPEQYPMECDREGLISIAVRTLRGLAVPRTMPDRNRTVTNVVAAPDEAPPEGEPMALDGHRKREPTLRAIRKPEHGEDFLHSYKFKNSIERRFSRSQDCEATDMTVRGAPHKNYGHKRRRATKPAPSTTSTSNSGSTEDARDTSPQDTSSESPHQHYEKPLAPPAQYVPVFALNSLGKYYVPLSVDYSCLARHLGPYDVLDARAAHLAAPLHPVTIHVNFQPCLNYHVKREPRDQDWRPV is encoded by the exons CTACAACACCACCGAGGAGTTTCGGAATGGCGAGCAGCTGGGCTTCGCGGCGCCCTCTGAGGACGAGGACTACCAGGCCGGCTTTCTGAAGAAGGGGAAG CAAGACCCGATGTCCCACCGAATCATCGAGAAGCGGCGGCGAGACCGCATGAACAACTGCCTCGCAGACCTGTCCCGCCTCATCCCGCCCGAATACCTCAAGAAGGGCCGCGGCCGCGTCGAGAAGACCGAGATCATCGAGATGGCCATACGACACCTCAAGTTCTTACAGGAGCGAGCCAATG CGGCCGAGCGTGTGGCGGGCGAGGAGTTCCGAGCTGGCTTCCACGAGGCGGTCAACGAGGCGGCCAGGTTCCTCGCGGAGGTGCAGGGCTACGGCCAAGCGGACGGGCTGTGTGTGCAGCTCGTCTCGCATCTGCAGAGACACGTCGAGATGATCACTAAAG GCGAAGTCCCCCGCGAGAAGCGTCATCCCACCTCCTCCTCAGAGACCGCCAGCTCGTCCAGCTCCTCGCACAGCCACGTGCCGCGCGACGGCGTCATCGCACGCCGCCTGGAGCCCCCACAGCCCGAGCCCTATGAACAGCCGGAGCAGTACCCGATGGAGTGCGATAGAG AAGGTCTCATCTCTATAGCAGTACGCACACTTCGAGGCCTGGCGGTGCCAAGGACTATGCCGGATCGCAATCGCACCG TGACCAACGTGGTCGCAGCACCCGACGAGGCGCCTCCAGAGGGCGAGCCCATGGCGCTCGACGGCCACCGCAAGAGGGAGCCAACGCTGCGGGCCATTAGGAAGCCCGAACACGGCGAGGACTTCTTACACTCTTACAAGTTCAAGAATTCTATTGAAAGAAGGTTTTCAAGGTCTCAGGATTGTGAG GCGACGGACATGACGGTGCGCGGCGCGCCGCACAAGAACTACGGGCACAAGCGGCGGCGCGCCACCAAGCCGGCGCCCTCCACCACCTCCACCTCCAACTCGGGCTCCACGGAGGACGCGAGGGACACCTCGCCACAG GACACGTCGAGCGAGTCCCCGCACCAACACTACGAGAAACCGCTGGCGCCGCCCGCGCAGTACGTGCCCGTGTTCGCACTCAACTCTCTAG GCAAGTACTACGTGCCGCTGAGCGTGGACTACTCGTGCCTGGCGCGGCACCTCGGGCCGTACGACGTGCTGGACGCGCGCGCCGCGCACCTGGCCGCGCCGCTGCACCCCGTCACCATCCACGTCAACTTCCAGCCCTGCCTCAACTACCACGTCAAGCGCGAGCCGCGCGACCAGGACTGGCGGCCGGTGTGA
- the LOC134665694 gene encoding transcription factor cwo isoform X1: METRHYWEENGHAVKYESYNTTEEFRNGEQLGFAAPSEDEDYQAGFLKKGKVTRANPMSHRIIEKRRRDRMNNCLADLSRLIPPEYLKKGRGRVEKTEIIEMAIRHLKFLQERANAAERVAGEEFRAGFHEAVNEAARFLAEVQGYGQADGLCVQLVSHLQRHVEMITKGEVPREKRHPTSSSETASSSSSSHSHVPRDGVIARRLEPPQPEPYEQPEQYPMECDREGLISIAVRTLRGLAVPRTMPDRNRTVTNVVAAPDEAPPEGEPMALDGHRKREPTLRAIRKPEHGEDFLHSYKFKNSIERRFSRSQDCEATDMTVRGAPHKNYGHKRRRATKPAPSTTSTSNSGSTEDARDTSPQDTSSESPHQHYEKPLAPPAQYVPVFALNSLGKYYVPLSVDYSCLARHLGPYDVLDARAAHLAAPLHPVTIHVNFQPCLNYHVKREPRDQDWRPV; the protein is encoded by the exons CTACAACACCACCGAGGAGTTTCGGAATGGCGAGCAGCTGGGCTTCGCGGCGCCCTCTGAGGACGAGGACTACCAGGCCGGCTTTCTGAAGAAGGGGAAGGTCACAAGGGCAA ACCCGATGTCCCACCGAATCATCGAGAAGCGGCGGCGAGACCGCATGAACAACTGCCTCGCAGACCTGTCCCGCCTCATCCCGCCCGAATACCTCAAGAAGGGCCGCGGCCGCGTCGAGAAGACCGAGATCATCGAGATGGCCATACGACACCTCAAGTTCTTACAGGAGCGAGCCAATG CGGCCGAGCGTGTGGCGGGCGAGGAGTTCCGAGCTGGCTTCCACGAGGCGGTCAACGAGGCGGCCAGGTTCCTCGCGGAGGTGCAGGGCTACGGCCAAGCGGACGGGCTGTGTGTGCAGCTCGTCTCGCATCTGCAGAGACACGTCGAGATGATCACTAAAG GCGAAGTCCCCCGCGAGAAGCGTCATCCCACCTCCTCCTCAGAGACCGCCAGCTCGTCCAGCTCCTCGCACAGCCACGTGCCGCGCGACGGCGTCATCGCACGCCGCCTGGAGCCCCCACAGCCCGAGCCCTATGAACAGCCGGAGCAGTACCCGATGGAGTGCGATAGAG AAGGTCTCATCTCTATAGCAGTACGCACACTTCGAGGCCTGGCGGTGCCAAGGACTATGCCGGATCGCAATCGCACCG TGACCAACGTGGTCGCAGCACCCGACGAGGCGCCTCCAGAGGGCGAGCCCATGGCGCTCGACGGCCACCGCAAGAGGGAGCCAACGCTGCGGGCCATTAGGAAGCCCGAACACGGCGAGGACTTCTTACACTCTTACAAGTTCAAGAATTCTATTGAAAGAAGGTTTTCAAGGTCTCAGGATTGTGAG GCGACGGACATGACGGTGCGCGGCGCGCCGCACAAGAACTACGGGCACAAGCGGCGGCGCGCCACCAAGCCGGCGCCCTCCACCACCTCCACCTCCAACTCGGGCTCCACGGAGGACGCGAGGGACACCTCGCCACAG GACACGTCGAGCGAGTCCCCGCACCAACACTACGAGAAACCGCTGGCGCCGCCCGCGCAGTACGTGCCCGTGTTCGCACTCAACTCTCTAG GCAAGTACTACGTGCCGCTGAGCGTGGACTACTCGTGCCTGGCGCGGCACCTCGGGCCGTACGACGTGCTGGACGCGCGCGCCGCGCACCTGGCCGCGCCGCTGCACCCCGTCACCATCCACGTCAACTTCCAGCCCTGCCTCAACTACCACGTCAAGCGCGAGCCGCGCGACCAGGACTGGCGGCCGGTGTGA
- the LOC134665694 gene encoding transcription factor cwo isoform X3, whose protein sequence is METRHYWEENGHAVKYESYNTTEEFRNGEQLGFAAPSEDEDYQAGFLKKGKVTRANPMSHRIIEKRRRDRMNNCLADLSRLIPPEYLKKGRGRVEKTEIIEMAIRHLKFLQERANAAERVAGEEFRAGFHEAVNEAARFLAEVQGYGQADGLCVQLVSHLQRHVEMITKGEVPREKRHPTSSSETASSSSSSHSHVPRDGVIARRLEPPQPEPYEQPEQYPMECDRVTNVVAAPDEAPPEGEPMALDGHRKREPTLRAIRKPEHGEDFLHSYKFKNSIERRFSRSQDCEATDMTVRGAPHKNYGHKRRRATKPAPSTTSTSNSGSTEDARDTSPQDTSSESPHQHYEKPLAPPAQYVPVFALNSLGKYYVPLSVDYSCLARHLGPYDVLDARAAHLAAPLHPVTIHVNFQPCLNYHVKREPRDQDWRPV, encoded by the exons CTACAACACCACCGAGGAGTTTCGGAATGGCGAGCAGCTGGGCTTCGCGGCGCCCTCTGAGGACGAGGACTACCAGGCCGGCTTTCTGAAGAAGGGGAAGGTCACAAGGGCAA ACCCGATGTCCCACCGAATCATCGAGAAGCGGCGGCGAGACCGCATGAACAACTGCCTCGCAGACCTGTCCCGCCTCATCCCGCCCGAATACCTCAAGAAGGGCCGCGGCCGCGTCGAGAAGACCGAGATCATCGAGATGGCCATACGACACCTCAAGTTCTTACAGGAGCGAGCCAATG CGGCCGAGCGTGTGGCGGGCGAGGAGTTCCGAGCTGGCTTCCACGAGGCGGTCAACGAGGCGGCCAGGTTCCTCGCGGAGGTGCAGGGCTACGGCCAAGCGGACGGGCTGTGTGTGCAGCTCGTCTCGCATCTGCAGAGACACGTCGAGATGATCACTAAAG GCGAAGTCCCCCGCGAGAAGCGTCATCCCACCTCCTCCTCAGAGACCGCCAGCTCGTCCAGCTCCTCGCACAGCCACGTGCCGCGCGACGGCGTCATCGCACGCCGCCTGGAGCCCCCACAGCCCGAGCCCTATGAACAGCCGGAGCAGTACCCGATGGAGTGCGATAGAG TGACCAACGTGGTCGCAGCACCCGACGAGGCGCCTCCAGAGGGCGAGCCCATGGCGCTCGACGGCCACCGCAAGAGGGAGCCAACGCTGCGGGCCATTAGGAAGCCCGAACACGGCGAGGACTTCTTACACTCTTACAAGTTCAAGAATTCTATTGAAAGAAGGTTTTCAAGGTCTCAGGATTGTGAG GCGACGGACATGACGGTGCGCGGCGCGCCGCACAAGAACTACGGGCACAAGCGGCGGCGCGCCACCAAGCCGGCGCCCTCCACCACCTCCACCTCCAACTCGGGCTCCACGGAGGACGCGAGGGACACCTCGCCACAG GACACGTCGAGCGAGTCCCCGCACCAACACTACGAGAAACCGCTGGCGCCGCCCGCGCAGTACGTGCCCGTGTTCGCACTCAACTCTCTAG GCAAGTACTACGTGCCGCTGAGCGTGGACTACTCGTGCCTGGCGCGGCACCTCGGGCCGTACGACGTGCTGGACGCGCGCGCCGCGCACCTGGCCGCGCCGCTGCACCCCGTCACCATCCACGTCAACTTCCAGCCCTGCCTCAACTACCACGTCAAGCGCGAGCCGCGCGACCAGGACTGGCGGCCGGTGTGA